The following coding sequences lie in one Fretibacterium sp. OH1220_COT-178 genomic window:
- a CDS encoding aminotransferase class I/II-fold pyridoxal phosphate-dependent enzyme, producing MITSPLLTADVLTKPMINVVSFLKRMRLESDSELIDLSVGNPDLPPHASVIDELIKCSQREDIHGYGNFDGQPVLLENIQRYYRKRYQAEVAKNQIHVIRGVRNLLFSIAYIFVAPGETVLIPSIGYQSYYLATLFNHAEPYLVPMQPEANYVPEVWTLPEDVLARAKLLYLNYPNNPTGSQITREQLTRIVEVCRKYGILLCYDNAYNEIVFDGLSPISLFEIPGAWEIGIEITSMSKLTSLAGWRIAFCVANESIINYIWNYNAVTDSAVYDGFQIAGAKALAHVIEHDDGKRLASIYRKRRDIVMSGFDTAGITYYKPQGGFYMWLNVPEGKTDMDFAAEICRKAQVLLTPGSYYGESGAHNVRLSLTASEDRLQTAADRIAGLI from the coding sequence ATGATTACGAGCCCGCTGCTTACTGCAGATGTATTGACCAAGCCGATGATCAATGTCGTATCGTTTCTCAAGCGGATGCGCCTCGAAAGCGATTCGGAACTGATAGACCTCTCGGTCGGCAATCCGGATCTGCCCCCCCATGCATCCGTCATCGACGAACTCATCAAGTGCTCCCAACGCGAGGATATCCATGGGTATGGCAACTTTGATGGTCAGCCGGTGCTGCTTGAAAATATTCAGCGTTATTACCGCAAGCGTTACCAAGCGGAAGTCGCGAAAAATCAGATTCATGTCATCCGAGGAGTGCGGAACCTGCTGTTTTCTATAGCCTATATCTTTGTGGCTCCGGGGGAAACCGTCCTCATCCCGAGCATCGGCTATCAATCCTATTACCTGGCCACCTTGTTCAATCATGCCGAACCCTACCTTGTTCCTATGCAGCCGGAAGCCAATTACGTTCCGGAAGTTTGGACGCTTCCCGAAGACGTGCTTGCACGCGCAAAACTTTTATACCTCAACTACCCCAACAATCCCACCGGGAGCCAGATCACCAGGGAACAGCTCACCCGTATCGTGGAGGTCTGTCGCAAGTACGGCATCCTGCTCTGTTACGACAACGCCTACAATGAAATCGTTTTTGACGGTCTTTCGCCTATCAGTCTTTTTGAAATCCCCGGTGCATGGGAAATCGGAATCGAGATCACGTCCATGTCCAAGCTGACGAGTCTTGCCGGCTGGCGTATCGCTTTTTGCGTCGCCAACGAATCCATCATCAACTATATCTGGAACTACAATGCTGTAACCGACAGTGCCGTATACGACGGCTTTCAGATTGCCGGGGCAAAGGCCTTGGCCCACGTGATCGAGCATGACGACGGCAAGCGCCTTGCGTCCATCTATCGAAAGCGGCGCGACATCGTTATGTCAGGCTTTGATACTGCTGGCATCACCTACTACAAGCCTCAAGGCGGGTTTTATATGTGGTTGAATGTGCCGGAGGGGAAGACCGATATGGATTTTGCCGCAGAGATCTGCCGCAAAGCCCAAGTGCTTTTGACCCCCGGCTCCTACTATGGAGAGAGCGGCGCTCATAATGTCCGCCTATCCCTCACCGCCAGCGAGGATCGGCTTCAGACCGCAGCGGATCGCATTGCCGGTTTGATTTAG
- a CDS encoding amino acid ABC transporter ATP-binding protein: MNDKNGNVILKLEHLVKKFGNHLVLDDVSLDVCEHDIIVLCGPSGGGKSTLIRTINGLENLDSGSIIYRGTPVTPKTVHKIRRHIGMVFQQFNLFKNLTVHDNLAIAPVKVLKRDKKTVRQKMEEYLDIFGIEDKIGHYPHQLSGGQKQRVAIVRSLLMDPDIMLFDEPTSALDPEMIKEVLDAMRRLSSMGMTMIVVTHEMGFAKEVANRVCFLDNARIQVNEETEVFFNNSTNPRLQQFLSMILDH, from the coding sequence ATGAATGACAAAAACGGCAACGTGATCCTCAAACTGGAGCACCTGGTAAAAAAATTCGGCAACCACTTGGTTCTGGACGATGTTTCTCTTGATGTGTGCGAGCACGACATCATCGTGCTGTGCGGACCCAGTGGAGGAGGCAAGAGCACACTGATCCGTACCATCAACGGGCTTGAAAACCTGGACAGCGGTTCCATTATCTATCGCGGTACCCCCGTTACGCCCAAGACCGTCCACAAAATACGGCGTCATATTGGCATGGTTTTTCAGCAATTCAATCTTTTTAAAAATTTAACGGTTCACGATAACTTGGCCATTGCCCCGGTCAAGGTACTCAAACGGGACAAGAAAACCGTACGACAAAAAATGGAGGAGTATCTGGATATTTTCGGCATCGAAGATAAAATCGGCCATTATCCTCATCAACTGTCCGGCGGACAGAAGCAACGCGTCGCCATTGTCCGTTCGCTGCTTATGGATCCGGACATCATGCTCTTCGACGAACCCACCAGCGCCCTTGACCCCGAGATGATCAAGGAAGTCCTCGACGCCATGCGTCGTCTCTCATCCATGGGGATGACCATGATCGTCGTCACGCACGAGATGGGCTTCGCCAAGGAAGTGGCCAATCGCGTGTGCTTCCTGGACAATGCCCGGATTCAGGTCAACGAGGAAACGGAGGTATTTTTCAACAACAGCACCAATCCCAGACTCCAACAATTCCTTTCAATGATCCTGGATCACTGA
- a CDS encoding amino acid ABC transporter permease produces the protein MSLQDHETAIVALLRFGLPQTLKLIGVCVILALAIGIALGIIRSFRIPVVDHILGAYAMICRGVPVMVILLFVYSSLFLGTPYWTAVATLTFSESAYVMEIVKGGLWSIDKGQWEAADSLALPKTYTLFKIIIPQVFLITLPALFGQLVLLVKGTSVASTVGVIELTKQGQFLLSSYSQPIVIYGYVLLIFFILCHTLTSISDRLEKNIRRKILGEGHE, from the coding sequence ATGAGCCTACAGGATCATGAGACCGCAATTGTAGCCCTACTTCGCTTCGGCCTACCGCAAACGCTGAAGCTGATTGGCGTCTGTGTGATCCTTGCACTTGCCATCGGCATCGCCTTGGGGATCATCCGCAGTTTCCGCATTCCGGTCGTCGATCATATTCTTGGGGCCTATGCCATGATTTGCCGCGGCGTTCCCGTCATGGTCATCCTTCTGTTCGTATATTCCTCTCTGTTCCTCGGCACTCCCTACTGGACCGCCGTAGCCACATTGACCTTCTCCGAAAGCGCCTATGTCATGGAGATCGTCAAAGGCGGGCTGTGGTCCATCGACAAGGGGCAATGGGAGGCCGCAGACTCTCTTGCATTGCCCAAAACCTATACCCTGTTTAAAATCATCATCCCGCAGGTGTTTCTGATTACCCTACCCGCCCTGTTCGGCCAACTCGTCCTGCTGGTCAAAGGAACGTCTGTCGCATCGACAGTAGGTGTCATCGAACTGACGAAGCAGGGACAATTTTTGCTTTCGAGCTACTCTCAACCCATCGTGATCTATGGCTATGTGCTGCTTATCTTTTTTATCCTGTGTCATACGCTGACCTCGATCAGCGACAGGCTCGAAAAAAATATACGGCGCAAGATTCTTGGAGAAGGCCATGAATGA
- a CDS encoding amino acid ABC transporter permease, translating to MSFKLYVLEATLPQFIAGTLVTLQYTLVAVVLAIIWGILIGSLTYKRIPVLSRLCRWYVTFFRETPLLVQIYVIFYGLPQLNLLLSAATCGVMALVLNDGAFIAEIIRGGLQSIETGQLDAAASLGFSPLQTWQYFLLPQAWKKVTESIIGMISIILKDTSLLALITIVELTAVAQKVNAQRFEPTTAFLTAGTLYLLMFLCLEGIKKLVMRRRRYEPTGS from the coding sequence ATGTCGTTCAAACTTTACGTTTTGGAAGCAACACTCCCACAGTTCATAGCCGGTACACTGGTTACGCTGCAATACACACTCGTTGCAGTCGTCCTCGCCATCATATGGGGAATCCTGATTGGCTCGCTCACCTACAAACGGATTCCTGTCCTGAGCCGCCTCTGTCGCTGGTATGTGACATTCTTTCGTGAAACACCACTCCTGGTGCAAATATACGTCATTTTTTACGGGCTTCCCCAGTTGAACCTGCTGCTCTCGGCCGCGACCTGCGGCGTCATGGCGCTTGTACTCAATGACGGAGCGTTTATCGCCGAAATCATCCGCGGCGGGCTGCAAAGCATTGAGACCGGGCAGTTGGATGCGGCCGCCAGCTTGGGGTTCAGCCCCTTGCAGACCTGGCAGTACTTTCTTCTTCCTCAAGCCTGGAAAAAAGTGACCGAGTCGATCATCGGCATGATTTCCATCATCCTCAAAGACACATCTCTACTCGCCCTGATCACGATTGTCGAGCTGACCGCCGTGGCACAAAAGGTCAATGCGCAGCGTTTCGAACCGACCACAGCATTCCTCACGGCAGGAACTCTGTATTTATTGATGTTTCTTTGCCTCGAAGGGATCAAAAAGCTTGTCATGAGGAGGCGGCGGTATGAGCCTACAGGATCATGA